A window of the Sciurus carolinensis chromosome 19 unlocalized genomic scaffold, mSciCar1.2 SUPER_34, whole genome shotgun sequence genome harbors these coding sequences:
- the LOC124973368 gene encoding LOW QUALITY PROTEIN: zinc finger protein 709-like (The sequence of the model RefSeq protein was modified relative to this genomic sequence to represent the inferred CDS: substituted 1 base at 1 genomic stop codon) encodes MSGLPRRQEMMQSHCESTLYLVKFGVYVDLQNSVAFEDVTVNFTEEEWALLDPSQKNLYRDVMQEVLRNLASLGDRWEFQNIEDQNTNPGRDLRSFISHSANKAYKNHETGGKTYEIKQNRKSFLPLTSDQRQASEHTVNGPYGYLTWGRELSSRCFQEHGGSHTGKNLCGCKECGKAFSDSSDFQIDIQTHTGEMAKKWKRSREAFINSASLQLDEETHTGKKPYECKQCGKAFTTSSYLQIHKRYHTGEKPYECKQCGKAFTTLSELQKHNRTHTGEKPYVCKQCGKSFTFSSHLHSHERTHTGKKPYECKQCGKAFTTSSYLQIHKRIHTGEKPYECEKCGKAFTRSSYLQIHNXIHTGEKPYECKQCGKAFTVSIRLHSHEQTHTGKKAYGCIQCGKAFTTSSYLQIHKRTHTGEKPYECKDCGKSFTSSSNLHSHKRTHTGKKPYECKQCGKAFCSFSSLQIHERSHTGEKPYKYKQCEKAFTTSFYLQVHKRIHTGEKPYECDQCGKAFASSSHLHSHERTHTGKKPYECKQCGKAFCSSSSLQIHERSHTGEKSYK; translated from the exons ATGTCTGGACTCCCCAGAaggcaggaaatg ATGCAGTCACACTGTGAGTCCACGTTGTACCTTGTGAAGTTTGGGGTTTACGTAGACCTTCAG AACTCAGTGGCCTTTGAGGATGTGACTGTGAACTTCACTGAGGAAGAGTGGGCTTTGCTGGATCCTTCTCAGAAGAATCTCTACAGAGATGTGATGCAGGAAGTCCTTAGAAATCTGGCTTCTCTAG GAGACAGATGGGAGTTCCAGAACATTGAAGATCAGAACACAAATCCCGGGAGAGATTTGAG gtCCTTTATATCTCACTCTGCAAACAAGGCATATAAGAATCATGAGACTGGAGGGAAGACATATGAAAttaaacagaacagaaaatccttccttcctctcacaaGTGATCAAAGACAAGCATCAGAGCACACTGTAAATGGGCCTTATGGATATTTGACATGGGGAAGAGAGTTGAGTTCCAGGTGTTTTCAAGAACATGGAGGATCTCATACTGGCAAAAATCTATGTggatgtaaggaatgtggaaaagccttctcAGATTCAAGTGACTTTCAAATAGATATacaaactcatactggagagatgGCTAAAAAATGGAAACGAAGTAGGGAAGCCTTCATTAATTCAGCTAGCCTTCAATTAGATGAAGAAACCCATACAGGgaagaagccctatgaatgtaaacagtgtggaaaagccttcactacttCCTCTTACCTTCAAATACATAAGCGAtatcatactggagagaagccctatgaatgtaaacaatgtggaaaagccttcactacttTGTCTGAACTTCAAAAACATAATCGAACTCATACCGGAGAGAAGCCCTATGTAtgtaagcagtgtggaaaatccttTACTTTTTCCAGTCACCTTCACTCACATGAAAGAACTCATACAGgaaagaagccctatgaatgtaaacagtgtgggaaagccttcactacttcctcttaccttcaaatacataaacgaattcatactggagagaagccctatgaatgtgaaaaatgtgggaaagccttcactagGTCCTCTTACCTTCAAATACATAATTGAATTCATACAGGAgaaaagccctatgaatgtaagcagtgtggaaaagccttcactgTGTCCATTCGACTTCACTCACATGAGCAAACCCATACAGGAAAGAAAGCCTATGGATGTatacaatgtgggaaagccttcactacttcctcttaccttcaaatacataagcgaactcatactggagagaagccctatgaatgtaaggacTGTGGGAAATCCTTTACTTCATCCAGTAACCTTCACTCACATAAAAGAACTCATACAGgaaagaaaccctatgaatgtaaacaatgtggaaaagccttctgTAGTTTCTCTTCTCTTCAAATACATGAACGAtcacatactggagagaagccctataaatATAAGCAATGTGAAAAAGCCTTTACTACTTCCTTTTACCTTCAAGTACATAAacgaattcatactggagaaaaaccctatgaATGTGACCAATGTGGGAAAGCTTTTGCTTCATCCAGTCATCTTCATTCACATGAAAGAACTCATACAGGAAAGAAACcttatgaatgtaaacaatgtggaaaagccttctgTAGTTCCTCTTCTCTTCAAATACATGAACGAtcacatactggagagaagtcctatAAATAA